ACCCACGCCTGTGCCGAGCAGGTTCCTGAAGACCGTTTTTTGGTTGAAACCGATTGTCCTTTCCTGGCTCCAGTGCCAAGACGTGGCAAGAGGAACGAACCGGCTTTTGTGGCCTCAGTGGCCTCTCGTGTTGCCGATTTGCGCGGTGTAGACGTCGACCGGGTTGCCGCTGTGACGACGTCCAATGCGCGCCGTCTTTTCAAACTGCCTTGAATCCCTAACCTGCTGAAGGAGAGGGCATCACGCTATGTAAGATGTCGTATTGGCCTGGCCATAGACCGGTTCCCCGTGTCTGTGGTGCCTGAAGCGTCCATTCCCTTCCGGTGCACTTGTCTCGTTAGCTGATCTGCCCCGCGATTGCTGAGCTCAACAGTTGGTTTGTTGGTCTTCTCCTTGGAAGACTCATTCCCTCGCTGTCGTTCTCATAACTCGCTAACCAGATCTGCGTGCTGAGTTCAGTCCAGTCCTTTTGTTCCTTCGTCCTCCCTGCCGGTCCCCGCATGAGCAGCAGCGCGATTCAGGTCGCCAAGACCGCCACCTTCCTCCCAGACTTGGTGGAGGTTCAGCGGGCCAGCTTTAAGTGGTTCTTAGATAAAGGTTTGATTGAGGAGCTAGAAAGCTTCTCTCCAATTACCGACTACACCGGCAAGCTTGAGCTGCACTTCATCGGTAGTGAATATCGACTTAAGCGCCCTCGCCACGATGTGGAAGAGGCCAAGCGCCGCGACGCGACGTTTGCATCGCAGATGTATGTCACCTGCCGACTCGTTAACAAGGAAACGGGTGAGATTAAAGAGCAGGAGGTATTTATAGGCGAATTGCCTCTAATGACTGAACGTGGCACGTTCATCATTAATGGTGCTGAACGCGTGATCGTGAACCAGATCGTGCGTAGTCCAGGTGTCTATTTCAAAGATGAAATGGATAAAAATGGTCGTCGTACTTACAACGCCAGTGTGATCCCCAACCGTGGGGCATGGCTGAAGTTTGAGACAGATAAAAACGATCTTCTACACGTTCGAGTTGATAAAACTCGCAAGATCAATGCCCATGTACTCATGCGTGCCATGGGTCTTTCCGACAACGATGTGTTGGATAAGCTCCGTCACCCGGAGTTTTATAAGAAGTCGATTGATGCCGCTAACGATGAAGGCATCAGTTCTGAAGATCAGGCTCTGCTTGAGCTCTACAAAAAGCTGCGTCCCGGCGAACCACCATCGGTGAGTGGTGGTCAGCAGCTTCTGCAAACCCGCTTCTTTGATGCAAAGCGCTACGACCTTGGTCGGGTTGGTCGCTACAAAATCAACAAAAAACTCCGCCTCACGATTCCAGACACCGTCCGCACCCTCACCCATGAGGATGTCCTGTCGACTCTGGATTACCTAATCAACCTGGAGTTGGATGTTGGCGGTGCCAGCCTCGATGACATTGATCACCTCGGCAACCGTCGCGTTCGTTCTGTCGGTGAATTGCTTCAGAACCAGGTTCGTGTCGGACTGAACCGACTTGAGCGGATCATCAAAGAGCGAATGACGGTTGGTGAAACCGATTCACTCACTCCAGCTCAACTGGTGAATCCAAAGCCCCTCGTGGCAGCCATTAAGGAATTCTTTGGCTCCAGTCAGCTGAGCCAGTTCATGGATCAGACCAATCCCCTGGCTGAGCTCACCCACAAGCGCCGTATTTCTGCCCTCGGTCCAGGTGGCCTCACCCGGGAGCGTGCCGGTTTTGCTGTTCGTGATATCCATCCTTCTCACTACGGGCGTCTTTGTCCGATTGAAACTCCAGAAGGTCCGAATGCCGGTCTAATTAACTCTTTGGCGACGCATGCGCGTGTCAATGAGTACGGCTTCATTGAAACACCGTTCTGGAAAGTCGAGAACGGTGTTGTGATTAAGTCTGGCGATCCTATTTATCTCTCGGCCGATCGAGAAGATGAAGTTCGAGTTGCTCCTGGTGATGTTGCCACCGAGGACAACGGTGAAATCAAAGCTGATTTGATTCCCGTTCGCTATCGCCAAGATTTTGAAAAAGTTCCACCAGAACAAGTTGATTACGTCGCTCTATCACCCGTACAGGTGATTTCAGTGGCGACCTCTTTGATCCCGTTCTTGGAACACGACGACGCCAACCGCGCTCTGATGGGTTCCAATATGCAGCGCCAAGCTGTTCCTCTGCTGAGGCCAGAACGCGCTCTTGTCGGAACTGGACTCGAGACTCAGGTGGCTCGAGATTCCGGAATGGTTCCAATTTCAAGAGTGAATGGAACCGTTGTTTATGTCGATGCCAACGCCATCGTTGTTCTCGATGAAGACGGTCAGGAGCACACGCATTTCCTACAGAAGTATCAGCGTTCCAACCAAGACACCTGCCTAAATCAGCGTCCAATCGTCCATCAGGGTGATCCGGTGATTGTTGGTCAGGTCTTGGCGGATGGTTCCGCCTGTGAAGGCGGTGAAATTGCCTTGGGACAAAATGTTCTGATCGCTTACATGCCCTGGGAGGGATACAACTACGAGGATGCCTTGCTCGTCAGTGAGCGCCTGGTGACCGACGATCTCTACACCTCGGTACACATCGAGAAGTACGAGATTGAAGCCCGCCAGACCAAACTGGGCCCAGAGGAAATCACCCGTGAGATCCCCAATGTTGCTGAGGAAAGCCTTGGCAATCTTGACGAAATGGGAATTATTCGTGTTGGTGCTTTTGTTGAAAGTGGCGACATTTTGGTGGGTAAGGTCACTCCCAAAGGTGAGTCGGATCAACCACCCGAGGAAAAACTGCTCCGCGCCATCTTTGGTGAGAAAGCTCGCGACGTGCGAGATAACTCACTTCGTGTTCCTGGCACGGAGCGCGGTCGAGTTGTTGATGTTCGGATCTATACCCGCGAACAAGGTGATGAGCTTCCACCTGGCGCAAACATGGTGGTTCGCGTCTACGTGGCGCAGCGCCGCAAGATTCAGGTCGGCGACAAAATGGCTGGTCGCCATGGCAATAAGGGAATTATCAGCCGCATTCTTCCCCGTGAAGACATGCCTTACCTACCCGATGGCACCCCGGTCGACATCGTGCTGAACCCTCTGGGTGTGCCGAGTCGTATGAACGTTGGCCAGGTGTTCGAATTATTGATGGGCTGGGCTGCGTCCAACCTCGACTGCCGCGTCAAGATCATTCCTTTTGATGAAATGCACGGGGCTGAGAAGTCTCAGCAGACGGTGACCACGTTCCTCACCGAGGCAGCAAAACTGTCAGGAAAAGACTGGGTCTACAACCCCGAAAATCCTGGAAAACTTGTCCTTCGTGACGGTCGTACTGGTCTTCCTTTTGATCAACCGGTTGCCGTGGGCTATTCGCACTTCTTGAAATTGGTGCACCTTGTCGATGACAAGATTCACGCCCGTTCCACTGGCCCTTACTCCTTGGTGACTCAGCAGCCACTTGGTGGTAAGGCCCAACAAGGTGGCCAGCGTTTGGGTGAAATGGAAGTTTGGGCTCTTGAGGCTTATGGCGCTGCTTACACCCTGCAAGAATTGCTCACCGTCAAATCCGATGACATGCAAGGTCGTAACGAGGCCTTGAACGCCATTGTGAAAGGCAAGCCAATTCCTCGCCCGGGGACGCCCGAATCCTTCAAGGTGCTCATGCGTGAGCTCCAATCCCTTGGTTTGGATATCGCGGTCTATACCGAAGAAGGCAAAGAAGTCGATCTGATGCAGGACGTGAACCCGCGTCGAAGTACCCCAAGTCGTCCGACCTATGAGTCGCTTGGGGTCGCTGATTACGACGAGGACTGACGGATCAACGAACGAACCGACAACCCGCTTCTTCTTCCTTAATCGTCTTCCTTAATCGTCAATGACCAACAGCAACCTCCGTACCGAAAATCACTTCGATTACGTCAAGATCACACTTGCATCGCCCGAGCGGGTGATGGAGTGGGGTCAGCGCACCCTTCCTAATGGACAGGTGGTTGGCGAAGTCACCAAACCGGAAACCATCAATTACCGGACGTTGAAGCCCGAGATGGACGGGCTTTTTTGCGAGAAGATTTTTGGCCCTTCTAAGGACTGGGAATGCCACTGCGGTAAGTACAAACGTGTGCGTCACCGCGGCATTGTTTGTGAACGTTGTGGTGTTGAGGTCACGGAGAGCAGGGTTCGCCGTCATCGGATGGGCTTCATCAAGCTCGCCGCTCCGGTATCCCATGTTTGGTACCTCAAGGGGATCCCGAGCTATGTGGCCATTCTTTTGGATATGCCGCTCCGCGATGTTGAGCAGATTGTTTACTTCAACTGCTATGTCGTTCTTGATCCAGGTGATCACAAGGATCTGAAGTACAAGCAGCTGCTGACGGAAGATGAATGGCTGGAAATCGAAGATGAGATTTATGCAGAAGAGTCTGAAATTGAGAATGAACCGGTTGTTGGCATTGGTGCCGAAGCCCTGAAGCAACTTCTTGAGGATCTCAGCCTTGAAGAAGTCGCGCAGCAGCTACGTGAAGACATCAATGGCAGTAAGGGCCAAAAACGCGCCAAGCTGATCAAACGTCTTCGCGTGATCGATAACTTCATCGCGACGGGTGCTCGCCCCGATTGGATGGTGCTTGACGTTATCCCAGTGATTCCACCGGATCTCCGTCCGATGGTTCAGCTGGATGGTGGACGTTTTGCTACGTCCGATCTCAATGATCTTTACCGCCGCGTGATCAATCGGAACAACCGCTTGGCTCGGTTGCAAGAAATCCTGGCGCCCGAGATCATTGTCCGCAATGAGAAGCGGATGCTTCAAGAAGCCGTTGATGCATTGATCGATAACGGTCGTCGAGGTCGCACGGTTGTTGGTGCGAATAATCGGCCGCTGAAATCACTAAGCGACATTATTGAAGGTAAGCAGGGACGTTTCCGTCAGAACCTTCTCGGCAAGCGTGTTGATTATTCAGGCCGCTCCGTGATCGTGGTGGGTCCAAAACTGAAAATGCATCAGTGTGGATTGCCAAAGGAAATGGCGATTGAGTTGTTCCAGCCATTTGTGATTCACCGTCTGATTCGTCAGAACATCGTTAACAACATCAAGGCGGCCAAGAAACTCATTCAGCGTGCCGATGATGAAGTGATGCAGGTTCTGCAAGAGGTGATTGATGGTCACCCAATCATGTTGAACCGGGCTCCAACCCTGCACCGATTGGGCATTCAGGCCTTTGAACCCAAGTTGGTTGATGGTCGTGCAATCCAACTCCATCCTCTGGTTTGTCCGGCGTTTAACGCCGACTTTGACGGCGACCAAATGGCCGTCCATGTTCCGCTTGCGATCGAGGCTCAGACCGAGGCCCGCATGTTGATGTTGGCTAGCAACAACATCCTCTCTCCTGCAACAGGGGAGCCGATCATCACTCCATCGCAGGACATGGTGTTGGGGTCTTATTACCTAACCGCCTTGCAGCCCGATGCAACCCAACCCGAATTCGGCGATCGCAGTGCAACGTTTGCAGGCCTTGACGATGTCATTCATGCCTTCGACGACACCCGCATTGGCCTCCACGATTGGGTCTGGGTTCGTTTCAACGGAGAAGTTGAAGATGATGATGAACTGCAGGAACCACTGAAGTCGGAAACCTTGAGTGATGGAACACGGATTGAACAGTGGACTTACCGACGCGATCGCTTCGACGAAGAGGGAGCGCTGATAAGCCGTTACGTCCTCACCACTGTTGGCCGGGTGGTTATGAATCACACCATCATTGATGCGGTGGCCTCAGCCTGAATCACGCCTGACTTTTTTCTTTCCATCCACCTGATCCGCGCGCAGTCATGACCACTTCCAAGCCCCGTAAGCCCTCGAAAGCCAAAGCTGCCAAGGCGGCCAAAGCAGCTAAAGCTGCTCTGGAAAAGATTTCAAAGCCTCTTTCGAAAACACCACCACCATTTCGAAATCACATTATTGATAAAAAGGCTTTAAAAAACCTTGTGGCTTGGTCGTTTAAGCATCACGGCACAGCTGTGACGTCTTCGATGGCGGATGATTTGAAAGATCTAGGGTTCAAATATGCAACCCAAGCGGCTGTTTCAATTTCAGTTGACGATTTAAAAGTTCCCGCGGCGAAAAAAGATCTGCTTGGTCAGGCAGAAGAGCAGATCACCGCAACGGAAGAGCGTTACAGGCTTGGCGAAATTACTGAGGTGGAACGCCACACCAAGGTGATCGATACCTGGACAGAAACGAATGAGCGTCTGGTTGATGCCGTCAAAAAGAATTTTGATGAGAACGCACCGCTGAACTCGGTGTGGATGATGGCCAACTCTGGGGCCCGGGGAAATATGTCCCAGGTGCGTCAGTTGGTGGGTATGCGTGGCTTGATGGCCAACCCACAGGGTGAAATCATTGACCTGCCGATTCGTACCAACTTCCGAGAAGGATTAACGGTTACTGAATACGTGATCTCCTCTTATGGAGCGCGGAAGGGACTTGTTGATACGGCTCTGCGCACGGCCGACTCGGGTTATCTCACCCGTCGTTTGGTAGACGTTGCGCAAGACGTGATTGTTCGAGAGGACGATTGCGGAACGATGCGCCACATTGTTGTCGAAGCAGAAGACAGCAAATTTGCCAAACGTTTGGTTGGCCGTTTAACGGCTGCGCAGGTGGTGAGTGCTGAGGGTGAGGTGCTGGCTGAGCGTGATACCGAGATCGACCCTGCCCTCTCTTCAAAAATTGAGAAGGCAGGCATTACAGCTGTCAGCATCCGTTCTCCCCTTACGTGTGAAGCGAACCGCTCAGTTTGCCGTAAGTGTTATGGCTGGGCTCTGGCTCACAACGAATTGGTTGATTTAGGCGAAGCCGTTGGCATCATCGCGGCCCAGTCCATTGGTGAGCCAGGAACCCAGCTCACGATGCGGACGTTCCACACCGGTGGTGTGTCCACCGCGGAAAGTGGTGTTGTGCGATCCAAAGTTGCCGGCGATGTTGAATTCGGTAGCAAAGCGCGGGTTCGTCCGTACCGAACTCCTCATGGAGTTGAGGCCCAACAGGCAGAGGTGGATTTCACGCTCACAATTAAGCCATCCGGCAAGGGGCGCCCTCAGAAAATTGATATCACGCTTGGCTCTTTGCTGTTCGTCGATAACGGTCAGGCCATCGAATCTGATGTCACCGTTGTGCAGATTGCAGCGGGTGCTGTGCAGAAGAGCGTTGAAAAAGCAACGAAGGATGTGATCTGCGATTTGGCTGGTCAGGTTCATTACGAAGACAAAATTCAGCCAAGAGAAGTCACTGACCGTCAGGGAAACATCACTCTCAAGGCTCAGCGTCTTGGTCGGATGTGGGTTCTCGCCGGTGATGTTTATAACCTCCCCCCCAACGCCCTGCCTGTTGTGGACGGCAAGTCCACGGTGACGGAAGGTCAAGTTCTTGCCGAAGCCAGCCAACGCAGCGAATTCGGTGGCGATGTTCGTCTACGCGATTCCATTGGTGATTCTCGAGAGGTCCAAATCGTCACCACGGCGATGACCCTCAAAGATTTCAAATTGCTGGAAGAATCCAATCATTCCGGTGAACTTTGGAATCTTGAGGCGAAGGATGGCACCCGTTATCGCTTAAATACCATCCCTGGCAGCAAGATTGGTAACGGTGAAGTGATCGCCGAACTGGCTGACGATCGCTTCCGAACTGGTACGGGCGGTCTCGTCAAGTTTGCACCCGGTTTGGCGATTAAAAAAGCACGTTCTGCCAAAAATGGTTACGAAGTCAATAAAGGTGGCACCTTGCTGTGGGTCCCGCAGGAAACCCACGAAATCAACAAAGATATTTCGTTGTTGATGATTACTGATGGGCAGTGGATTGAGGCTGGTACTGAGGTTGTTAAAGATATCTTTAGCCAGACGGCAGGTGTTGTTACTGTTACCCAAAAGAACGATATTCTTCGTGAAATTATTGTTCGTGGTGGAGATCTTCGCCTGATCAGTGATAACAAAGCGCTCGAACGCTTTGAAGGCGACGGACAAATGGTCAACCCCGGCGATGACGTCGCTAAGGGGGTGTCTGTCGACACGATGAAATTTGTCCAGACAGTTGAAACTCCCGAGGGCAAGGGGCTCCTGCTCCGTCCAGTTGAGGAATACACCATCCCCAATGAAGCTCAGCTTCCTGAGCTATCCCACTTGAAGCAGGCGAATGGGCCTCATTTGGGAATCAAAGCCACTCAGCGTTTGGCTTTTAAAGACAACGAACTGATCAAGTCGGTTGAGGGTGTTGAACTGCTGAAGACCCAACTACTGCTGGAAACCTTCGACACCACTCCACAAATGACGGTGGATGTGGAAAGGGCACCCGACAAGCGAGCCAAGACAATCTCTCGTCTGCGTTTGGTCATTCTCGAATCGATCTTGGTTCGTCGCGACACCATGTCGGACTCCAGCCATGGCTCGACCCACACCGATCTTCAAGTGGAAGATGGGATCTCTGTGAAGGCTGGCGATGTTGTTGCTACAACTCAGATTCTGTGTAAGCAGGAAGGTGTTGTTCAGCTGCCTGAAGCCACGGAGGCTGAGCCTGTTCGTCGCTTAATTGTTGAGCGTCCTGAAGACACCACCACCATTTCCACGTCAGGCAAACCGTCCGTAGCGGTGGGTGATCGTGTTGTCGATGGTGATTTATTAGCGAGCGGACAACCTTCGGATTGTTGCGGTGAAGTCGAAGCTGTTGATGGCAGCAGCGTCACGCTTCGCCTTGGTCGTCCGTACATGGTGTCTCCCGACTCCCTGCTCCACGTTCGCGATGGTGACTTAGTTCAACGGGGCGACGGCTTGGCTCTCTTGGTGTTCGAACGCCAGAAGACCGGAGACATTGTCCAGGGTCTTCCTCGGATTGAGGAGCTGCTGGAAGCCCGTCGTC
The DNA window shown above is from Synechococcus sp. CC9902 and carries:
- the rpoB gene encoding DNA-directed RNA polymerase subunit beta — encoded protein: MSSSAIQVAKTATFLPDLVEVQRASFKWFLDKGLIEELESFSPITDYTGKLELHFIGSEYRLKRPRHDVEEAKRRDATFASQMYVTCRLVNKETGEIKEQEVFIGELPLMTERGTFIINGAERVIVNQIVRSPGVYFKDEMDKNGRRTYNASVIPNRGAWLKFETDKNDLLHVRVDKTRKINAHVLMRAMGLSDNDVLDKLRHPEFYKKSIDAANDEGISSEDQALLELYKKLRPGEPPSVSGGQQLLQTRFFDAKRYDLGRVGRYKINKKLRLTIPDTVRTLTHEDVLSTLDYLINLELDVGGASLDDIDHLGNRRVRSVGELLQNQVRVGLNRLERIIKERMTVGETDSLTPAQLVNPKPLVAAIKEFFGSSQLSQFMDQTNPLAELTHKRRISALGPGGLTRERAGFAVRDIHPSHYGRLCPIETPEGPNAGLINSLATHARVNEYGFIETPFWKVENGVVIKSGDPIYLSADREDEVRVAPGDVATEDNGEIKADLIPVRYRQDFEKVPPEQVDYVALSPVQVISVATSLIPFLEHDDANRALMGSNMQRQAVPLLRPERALVGTGLETQVARDSGMVPISRVNGTVVYVDANAIVVLDEDGQEHTHFLQKYQRSNQDTCLNQRPIVHQGDPVIVGQVLADGSACEGGEIALGQNVLIAYMPWEGYNYEDALLVSERLVTDDLYTSVHIEKYEIEARQTKLGPEEITREIPNVAEESLGNLDEMGIIRVGAFVESGDILVGKVTPKGESDQPPEEKLLRAIFGEKARDVRDNSLRVPGTERGRVVDVRIYTREQGDELPPGANMVVRVYVAQRRKIQVGDKMAGRHGNKGIISRILPREDMPYLPDGTPVDIVLNPLGVPSRMNVGQVFELLMGWAASNLDCRVKIIPFDEMHGAEKSQQTVTTFLTEAAKLSGKDWVYNPENPGKLVLRDGRTGLPFDQPVAVGYSHFLKLVHLVDDKIHARSTGPYSLVTQQPLGGKAQQGGQRLGEMEVWALEAYGAAYTLQELLTVKSDDMQGRNEALNAIVKGKPIPRPGTPESFKVLMRELQSLGLDIAVYTEEGKEVDLMQDVNPRRSTPSRPTYESLGVADYDED
- a CDS encoding DNA-directed RNA polymerase subunit gamma translates to MTNSNLRTENHFDYVKITLASPERVMEWGQRTLPNGQVVGEVTKPETINYRTLKPEMDGLFCEKIFGPSKDWECHCGKYKRVRHRGIVCERCGVEVTESRVRRHRMGFIKLAAPVSHVWYLKGIPSYVAILLDMPLRDVEQIVYFNCYVVLDPGDHKDLKYKQLLTEDEWLEIEDEIYAEESEIENEPVVGIGAEALKQLLEDLSLEEVAQQLREDINGSKGQKRAKLIKRLRVIDNFIATGARPDWMVLDVIPVIPPDLRPMVQLDGGRFATSDLNDLYRRVINRNNRLARLQEILAPEIIVRNEKRMLQEAVDALIDNGRRGRTVVGANNRPLKSLSDIIEGKQGRFRQNLLGKRVDYSGRSVIVVGPKLKMHQCGLPKEMAIELFQPFVIHRLIRQNIVNNIKAAKKLIQRADDEVMQVLQEVIDGHPIMLNRAPTLHRLGIQAFEPKLVDGRAIQLHPLVCPAFNADFDGDQMAVHVPLAIEAQTEARMLMLASNNILSPATGEPIITPSQDMVLGSYYLTALQPDATQPEFGDRSATFAGLDDVIHAFDDTRIGLHDWVWVRFNGEVEDDDELQEPLKSETLSDGTRIEQWTYRRDRFDEEGALISRYVLTTVGRVVMNHTIIDAVASA
- a CDS encoding DNA-directed RNA polymerase subunit beta', encoding MTTSKPRKPSKAKAAKAAKAAKAALEKISKPLSKTPPPFRNHIIDKKALKNLVAWSFKHHGTAVTSSMADDLKDLGFKYATQAAVSISVDDLKVPAAKKDLLGQAEEQITATEERYRLGEITEVERHTKVIDTWTETNERLVDAVKKNFDENAPLNSVWMMANSGARGNMSQVRQLVGMRGLMANPQGEIIDLPIRTNFREGLTVTEYVISSYGARKGLVDTALRTADSGYLTRRLVDVAQDVIVREDDCGTMRHIVVEAEDSKFAKRLVGRLTAAQVVSAEGEVLAERDTEIDPALSSKIEKAGITAVSIRSPLTCEANRSVCRKCYGWALAHNELVDLGEAVGIIAAQSIGEPGTQLTMRTFHTGGVSTAESGVVRSKVAGDVEFGSKARVRPYRTPHGVEAQQAEVDFTLTIKPSGKGRPQKIDITLGSLLFVDNGQAIESDVTVVQIAAGAVQKSVEKATKDVICDLAGQVHYEDKIQPREVTDRQGNITLKAQRLGRMWVLAGDVYNLPPNALPVVDGKSTVTEGQVLAEASQRSEFGGDVRLRDSIGDSREVQIVTTAMTLKDFKLLEESNHSGELWNLEAKDGTRYRLNTIPGSKIGNGEVIAELADDRFRTGTGGLVKFAPGLAIKKARSAKNGYEVNKGGTLLWVPQETHEINKDISLLMITDGQWIEAGTEVVKDIFSQTAGVVTVTQKNDILREIIVRGGDLRLISDNKALERFEGDGQMVNPGDDVAKGVSVDTMKFVQTVETPEGKGLLLRPVEEYTIPNEAQLPELSHLKQANGPHLGIKATQRLAFKDNELIKSVEGVELLKTQLLLETFDTTPQMTVDVERAPDKRAKTISRLRLVILESILVRRDTMSDSSHGSTHTDLQVEDGISVKAGDVVATTQILCKQEGVVQLPEATEAEPVRRLIVERPEDTTTISTSGKPSVAVGDRVVDGDLLASGQPSDCCGEVEAVDGSSVTLRLGRPYMVSPDSLLHVRDGDLVQRGDGLALLVFERQKTGDIVQGLPRIEELLEARRPRDSAILCRKPGTVEIKQGEDDDSLSVNVIESDDAIGEYPILLGRNVMVNDGQQVTAGELLTDGPINPHELLECFFEDFRSRKPLMDAAQEAIANLQHRLVTEVQNVYKSQGVSIDDKHIEVIVRQMTSKVRVEDAGDTTLLPGELIELRQVEDTNQAMAITGGAPSEFTPVLLGITKASLNTDSFISAASFQETTRVLTEAAIEGKSDWLRGLKENVIIGRLIPAGTGFSGFEEELQKEAGPHPDILSEDPAGYRRMQNLRPDYTVDMPPAASSSALLADPSDADLEATRTRHNIDPSASTNAAFTRPDVDNELKEEQVVDAEAVEGLQEEGLLSDD